In Streptomyces capitiformicae, one genomic interval encodes:
- a CDS encoding helix-turn-helix transcriptional regulator produces MSVLLEQPASLVAYRPNKPTAMVVVADPRVRSTVTRHLWALGVRDVIEASSIAEARPRVGNPRDICVADVHLPDGSGLTLLSETRAAGWPNGLALSAADDIGAVRNALAGGVKGYVVTGTRTNIGLPTRPGAAPIGSAARMHRRPPGAPSHPGGYRELSGREVEVLRLVAEGQSNKAIGVSMGLSALTVKSHLARIARKLGTGDRAGMVAVALRTGIIH; encoded by the coding sequence GTGTCCGTTCTCCTCGAGCAGCCCGCAAGCCTGGTCGCCTACCGTCCGAACAAGCCGACCGCGATGGTGGTGGTGGCCGATCCGCGCGTTCGGTCGACCGTCACCCGTCACCTGTGGGCTCTCGGTGTACGCGACGTCATCGAGGCCTCGTCCATCGCGGAGGCGCGTCCCCGCGTCGGCAACCCCCGCGACATCTGCGTCGCGGACGTCCACCTGCCGGACGGCTCCGGCCTGACCCTTCTCTCGGAGACCCGCGCGGCGGGGTGGCCCAACGGCCTCGCCCTCTCCGCCGCCGACGACATCGGTGCCGTACGCAACGCCCTCGCGGGCGGTGTGAAGGGGTACGTCGTGACCGGCACCCGCACCAACATCGGACTGCCCACCCGCCCCGGCGCCGCCCCCATCGGCTCCGCCGCCCGTATGCACCGCCGCCCCCCGGGTGCCCCGAGCCACCCGGGCGGCTACCGGGAGCTGTCGGGCCGCGAGGTCGAGGTGCTGCGCCTGGTCGCGGAAGGGCAGTCGAACAAGGCGATCGGCGTCTCGATGGGCCTGTCCGCGCTCACCGTCAAGAGCCACCTCGCCCGCATCGCCCGCAAGCTCGGCACCGGCGACCGGGCCGGAATGGTGGCGGTGGCCCTGCGCACCGGAATCATCCATTGA
- a CDS encoding ABC transporter substrate-binding protein — translation MNHRRNRRNRRTLARTGTLLAAVLLAAGCTGSGGSSKGADAKAADDPSQVSGTITVLTHRTDLVQDGTMKKYADAFSKTYPKVKVKFDAITDYEEEVKIRMNTENYGDVLMIPNVINKNDYPRFFASLGTQEELSKKYRFTGFTTVDGKVYGQSPMGATPGFLYNKRIWAEAGVTEWPTTPEEFLTALKAIKSKTDAVPYYTNFAAQWPLTQWTYVNGSVSCDTGATAALAEGNPWAEDGELRVGDRLLYDIVNQGLIEKDPTTTNWEGSKPQLAKGEIATAWLGSWAVIQFRQAAEKAGADPDDIGFMPFPARVDGKACATATPDYNQAVSIHSEHKEAARAWIDWFTEKSGYAEDNLSIATLSDAPLPEALKPYEEQGVELIELDDTKGGAVKDIDRASEVGIYAPEYRQDLVDLARGAKDGDVDDFLDDLGKRWTEAQKTVGS, via the coding sequence ATGAACCACCGAAGGAACCGAAGGAACCGAAGGACACTCGCACGCACCGGAACACTCCTCGCCGCCGTACTCCTCGCCGCGGGCTGCACAGGCAGCGGAGGAAGTTCGAAGGGCGCCGACGCCAAGGCGGCCGACGACCCGTCACAGGTGTCCGGAACCATCACGGTCCTCACCCACCGGACGGACCTGGTGCAGGACGGCACGATGAAGAAGTACGCGGATGCGTTCAGCAAGACCTATCCGAAGGTGAAGGTGAAGTTCGACGCGATCACGGACTACGAGGAAGAAGTCAAGATCCGTATGAACACGGAGAACTACGGCGACGTCCTCATGATCCCGAACGTCATCAATAAGAACGACTATCCCAGGTTCTTCGCCTCGCTGGGCACCCAGGAGGAGCTCAGCAAGAAGTACCGCTTCACCGGCTTCACCACGGTCGACGGCAAGGTCTACGGCCAGAGCCCGATGGGCGCGACCCCCGGCTTCCTCTACAACAAGCGGATCTGGGCCGAGGCCGGCGTCACCGAGTGGCCCACCACCCCGGAGGAGTTCCTCACCGCGCTGAAGGCCATCAAGTCCAAGACCGACGCCGTCCCGTACTACACCAACTTCGCGGCCCAGTGGCCGCTGACCCAGTGGACGTACGTCAACGGCTCGGTCAGCTGCGACACCGGGGCCACCGCCGCGCTGGCCGAGGGCAATCCGTGGGCCGAGGACGGCGAACTGCGCGTCGGTGACCGGCTGTTGTACGACATCGTGAACCAGGGCCTGATCGAGAAGGACCCGACGACCACCAACTGGGAGGGTTCCAAGCCCCAGTTGGCGAAGGGCGAGATCGCCACGGCCTGGCTCGGCAGCTGGGCGGTCATCCAGTTCCGGCAGGCGGCGGAGAAGGCCGGCGCCGACCCCGACGACATCGGGTTCATGCCGTTCCCCGCCCGCGTCGACGGCAAGGCCTGCGCGACCGCCACCCCCGACTACAACCAGGCCGTCAGCATCCACTCCGAGCACAAGGAGGCGGCCCGCGCCTGGATCGACTGGTTCACCGAGAAGTCGGGCTACGCCGAGGACAACCTCTCGATCGCGACCCTCAGTGATGCCCCACTGCCCGAGGCCCTCAAGCCGTACGAGGAGCAGGGCGTCGAGCTCATCGAACTCGACGACACCAAGGGCGGAGCGGTCAAGGACATCGACAGAGCCTCGGAGGTCGGCATCTACGCGCCCGAGTACCGCCAGGACCTCGTCGACCTCGCCCGCGGCGCCAAGGACGGCGACGTGGACGACTTCCTCGACGACCTCGGCAAGCGCTGGACAGAGGCCCAGAAGACCGTGGGGTCCTGA
- a CDS encoding FAD-dependent oxidoreductase codes for MNMSRTDRPSDRSKERLVVIGGDAAGMSAASQARRLRGPDELEIVAFERGHFSSYSACGIPYWVGGDVPERDRLIARSPEEHRARDIDLRMRTEVVEIDVEGARVRARDVDSGVESWTSYDKLVIATGARPIRPSLSGVDAPGVHGVQTLDDGQALLDSLSATEGRRAVVVGAGYIGVEMAEALINRGYEVTVVNRGKEPMSTLDPDMGRLVHKAMEGLGIIMVNDSEVTGFRTGDDGRVGAVVTADAEYPADVVVLGIGVRPETELAKAAGLPLGDRGGLLTDLSMRVRGHENIWAGGDCVEVLDLVSGRERHIPLGTHANKHGQIIGANVGGGYATFPGVVGTAVSKVCDLEIARTGLREKDARRVGLQFETVTIESTSRAGYYPGSAPMTVKMLAERRTGRLLGVQIVGREGAGKRVDIAAVALTAGMTVEQMTSLDLGYAPPFSPVWDPILVAARKAVAAIRSSV; via the coding sequence ATGAACATGAGCCGTACAGATCGCCCTTCTGATCGTTCGAAGGAACGCCTGGTCGTCATCGGCGGTGACGCGGCGGGCATGTCTGCCGCGTCACAGGCGCGACGGCTACGGGGCCCTGACGAGTTGGAGATCGTGGCGTTCGAGCGCGGCCACTTCTCCTCCTACTCCGCGTGCGGGATTCCGTACTGGGTCGGCGGCGACGTCCCCGAGCGGGACCGGCTCATCGCCCGCTCGCCCGAGGAGCACCGGGCCCGCGACATCGATCTCCGGATGCGTACGGAGGTCGTGGAGATCGATGTCGAGGGTGCGCGCGTACGCGCGCGGGACGTCGATTCCGGCGTGGAGTCCTGGACCTCGTACGACAAACTCGTGATCGCGACCGGCGCCCGCCCGATCCGCCCGTCCCTGTCCGGCGTGGACGCGCCCGGTGTGCACGGCGTGCAGACCCTGGACGACGGCCAGGCCCTCCTCGACTCACTGTCCGCCACCGAGGGCCGCCGCGCGGTGGTCGTCGGCGCGGGCTACATCGGTGTGGAGATGGCCGAGGCGCTGATCAACCGCGGGTACGAGGTCACGGTCGTCAACCGCGGCAAGGAGCCCATGTCCACGCTCGACCCGGACATGGGTCGCCTGGTGCACAAGGCCATGGAGGGCCTCGGCATCATCATGGTCAACGACTCCGAGGTCACCGGCTTCCGCACCGGCGACGACGGCCGGGTCGGCGCGGTCGTCACGGCGGACGCCGAGTACCCGGCGGACGTGGTGGTCCTGGGCATCGGCGTACGCCCGGAGACGGAACTGGCGAAGGCGGCGGGCCTGCCGCTGGGCGACCGCGGCGGCCTGCTCACCGACCTCTCCATGCGGGTGCGCGGCCACGAGAACATCTGGGCCGGCGGCGACTGCGTGGAGGTCCTCGACCTGGTCTCCGGCCGCGAACGCCACATCCCCCTCGGCACCCACGCCAACAAACACGGCCAGATCATCGGCGCCAACGTCGGCGGCGGTTACGCCACCTTCCCCGGTGTCGTCGGCACCGCCGTCAGCAAGGTCTGCGACCTGGAGATCGCCCGCACGGGCCTGCGAGAGAAGGACGCGCGCAGGGTGGGCCTCCAGTTCGAAACGGTCACCATCGAGTCGACAAGCCGCGCCGGCTATTACCCCGGCTCCGCCCCCATGACGGTCAAGATGCTCGCCGAGCGGCGCACGGGCCGCCTCCTGGGCGTCCAGATCGTGGGCAGGGAGGGCGCGGGCAAGCGGGTCGACATCGCGGCCGTCGCCCTGACAGCGGGCATGACAGTCGAACAGATGACGAGCCTGGACCTCGGTTACGCCCCACCGTTCTCCCCGGTCTGGGACCCCATCCTGGTGGCGGCGAGAAAGGCGGTGGCGGCGATCCGTTCGAGCGTCTGA
- a CDS encoding DUF3000 domain-containing protein → MDDAKEGERDAVETAPLPFRSAVDALRATRLRPEIEIDPTRPPQRLAPYSYALEAAVVEGDEDLADGRLVLLYDPAGHDAWQGSFRLVTLIRAELEPEMAADPLLPEVCWSWLTGALESRGLSYGEPSGTVTRASSHYFGGLSTRPAASQIEIRASWTPREVLGGVPDTAAHLASWCDLLAQIAGLPPAADPGDAAVVTLPQRRGPQPR, encoded by the coding sequence ATGGACGACGCGAAGGAGGGGGAGCGCGATGCGGTGGAGACGGCGCCGTTGCCGTTCCGCTCCGCCGTCGACGCGCTGAGGGCCACACGGCTGCGGCCGGAGATCGAGATCGACCCGACCAGGCCGCCCCAGCGGCTCGCCCCGTACTCGTACGCGCTGGAGGCCGCGGTCGTCGAGGGCGACGAGGATCTGGCCGACGGCCGTCTCGTCCTGCTGTACGACCCTGCGGGCCACGACGCCTGGCAGGGCTCGTTCCGGCTGGTGACCCTGATCCGGGCCGAGTTGGAGCCCGAGATGGCCGCGGATCCGCTGCTCCCCGAGGTCTGCTGGTCCTGGCTGACCGGCGCGCTGGAGTCCCGCGGCCTGTCGTACGGCGAACCGAGCGGCACGGTGACGCGAGCGAGCTCGCACTATTTCGGCGGTCTGTCCACGCGCCCGGCCGCCTCCCAGATCGAGATCCGGGCGTCCTGGACGCCCCGGGAGGTCCTGGGCGGCGTTCCCGACACCGCCGCGCATCTCGCGTCCTGGTGCGACCTGCTCGCCCAGATCGCGGGGCTGCCGCCGGCTGCCGACCCGGGGGACGCCGCGGTGGTGACGCTGCCGCAGCGGCGGGGCCCGCAGCCGCGCTGA
- a CDS encoding carbohydrate ABC transporter permease, which produces MPQTTEKVARPPVVAPPSPRTRAPRRVRLWGKATPWLFLAAPLALLIVFTYAPVANMLAYSFTDWDGVSPELDYTGADNYVEIFTRPELFRVFFVSAYYLAASAVQIAAALYFATILSFNIRFRNFFKGVLFFPYLINGVAIGFAFLYFFQDGGTLDSVLALFGYESDHAWLSTSTSANISLAGVSVWRYMGLNFVLFLGAIQSIPGELYEAAELDGANRWHQFRHIIAPGIRPVLSLSVILSISGSLSVFEIPYIMTGGATGTETFVIQTVDLAFRFNKTGLASAAAVVLLLIILAVTWVQRRLVPDDKVDLT; this is translated from the coding sequence ATGCCCCAGACGACTGAGAAGGTGGCGCGGCCTCCGGTGGTCGCGCCACCGTCTCCCCGGACGCGCGCCCCTCGCCGGGTGCGCCTCTGGGGGAAAGCCACCCCCTGGCTCTTCCTGGCCGCCCCGCTCGCTCTCCTGATCGTCTTCACGTACGCGCCGGTCGCCAACATGCTGGCGTACAGCTTCACCGACTGGGACGGCGTCAGCCCCGAGCTGGACTACACGGGCGCCGACAACTACGTCGAGATCTTCACCCGTCCCGAACTGTTCCGGGTCTTCTTCGTCAGCGCCTACTACCTGGCCGCTTCCGCCGTCCAGATCGCCGCCGCCCTCTACTTCGCGACGATCCTCAGCTTCAACATCCGTTTCCGGAACTTCTTCAAGGGCGTCCTGTTCTTCCCGTACCTGATCAACGGCGTCGCGATCGGCTTCGCCTTCCTCTACTTCTTCCAGGACGGCGGCACCCTCGACTCGGTCCTCGCCCTCTTCGGATACGAGTCCGACCACGCCTGGCTCTCCACCTCCACCTCGGCGAACATCTCCCTGGCCGGCGTCTCCGTCTGGCGCTACATGGGCCTGAACTTCGTCCTGTTCCTGGGCGCGATCCAGTCGATCCCGGGGGAGTTGTACGAGGCCGCGGAGCTCGACGGCGCGAACCGCTGGCACCAGTTCCGCCACATCATCGCCCCCGGCATCAGGCCGGTCCTGAGCCTGAGCGTGATCCTCTCGATCTCCGGCTCCCTCTCGGTCTTCGAGATCCCGTACATCATGACCGGCGGCGCCACCGGCACCGAGACCTTCGTGATCCAGACCGTCGACCTGGCCTTCCGCTTCAACAAGACGGGCCTCGCCTCGGCCGCCGCGGTCGTCCTCCTGCTGATCATCCTCGCGGTGACCTGGGTGCAGCGCCGCCTCGTACCGGACGACAAGGTGGACCTCACATGA
- a CDS encoding HRDC domain-containing protein, with protein sequence MTDAQETAADSTLRTTGGAPPDDGGSSEAGAPIPLLEPRDGIPPVIADESSLAEVIAAFAAGSGPVAVDAERASGYRYGQRAYLVQLRREGAGTALIDPVACPDLSGLGEALSGAEWVLHAATQDLPCLREIDMVPTRLFDTELAGRLAGFPRVGLGAMVESVLGYVLEKGHSAVDWSTRPLPEPWLRYAALDVELLVDLRDALEKELDRQGKLEWARQEFDAIAAAPPAEPRKDPWRRTSGMHKVRRRRQMAVVRELWEARDRIAQRRDVSPGKVLSDAAIVEAALALPGNVHALAALNGFGHRMGRRQLEQWQAAVDRAKALSDSALPAHGQPVAGPPPPKAWADKDPAAAARLSAARAGVSALAEQLNMPQENLITPDTVRRVCWEPPGTIDAEAVSKALVGYGARAWQVELVTPVLVGALTVVAKNA encoded by the coding sequence GTGACCGACGCCCAAGAGACCGCAGCAGACAGCACCCTGCGAACCACCGGAGGCGCCCCTCCGGACGATGGCGGATCTTCTGAAGCGGGGGCGCCGATCCCTTTGCTGGAGCCCCGAGACGGCATTCCGCCCGTGATCGCCGATGAGTCCTCGCTCGCCGAGGTGATCGCCGCCTTCGCCGCCGGCTCCGGCCCCGTCGCCGTGGACGCCGAACGCGCGTCCGGATACCGCTACGGCCAGCGCGCCTATCTCGTGCAGCTGCGCCGCGAGGGCGCGGGCACCGCGCTCATCGACCCCGTCGCCTGCCCCGACCTCTCCGGTCTCGGTGAGGCGCTGTCCGGGGCGGAGTGGGTGCTCCACGCCGCCACCCAGGACCTGCCCTGTCTGCGCGAGATAGACATGGTCCCGACCCGGCTCTTCGACACCGAGCTGGCCGGACGGCTCGCCGGTTTCCCCCGCGTCGGCCTCGGCGCGATGGTCGAGAGCGTCCTCGGCTACGTCCTGGAGAAGGGCCACTCCGCCGTCGACTGGTCGACCCGCCCCCTGCCCGAGCCGTGGCTGCGCTACGCCGCCCTCGATGTGGAGCTCCTCGTCGATCTGCGCGACGCCTTGGAGAAGGAGCTGGACCGGCAGGGCAAGCTCGAATGGGCCCGGCAGGAGTTCGACGCGATCGCGGCCGCGCCGCCCGCCGAGCCGCGCAAGGATCCCTGGCGTCGTACGTCCGGCATGCACAAGGTACGGCGTCGGCGGCAGATGGCCGTCGTACGGGAGCTGTGGGAGGCGCGGGACCGGATCGCGCAGCGGCGGGACGTGTCGCCGGGCAAGGTGCTCAGCGACGCGGCGATCGTGGAGGCGGCGCTGGCGCTGCCGGGCAACGTGCACGCGCTGGCCGCGTTGAACGGGTTCGGGCATCGGATGGGGCGGCGGCAGCTGGAGCAGTGGCAGGCCGCGGTGGACCGGGCGAAGGCGTTGTCCGACTCCGCGTTGCCGGCGCATGGGCAGCCCGTGGCGGGCCCTCCGCCGCCGAAGGCCTGGGCCGACAAGGATCCGGCCGCCGCGGCCCGACTGTCGGCGGCTCGGGCCGGGGTGAGTGCACTGGCCGAGCAGCTCAACATGCCTCAGGAGAACCTGATCACTCCGGACACCGTGCGGCGGGTCTGCTGGGAGCCGCCGGGCACGATCGACGCCGAGGCGGTGTCCAAGGCGCTGGTCGGGTACGGGGCGCGGGCCTGGCAGGTGGAGCTGGTCACGCCGGTGCTGGTGGGGGCGCTGACGGTGGTGGCGAAGAATGCCTGA
- a CDS encoding glycoside hydrolase family 2 protein, with protein MLEATPLTDGWILRHPDGSGRALSASVPGCVHTDLLAAGLIPDPFLGRNETEVAWVGRREWTYEIGLSGSGTVGHDQTDLVFDGLDTAAEIRLDGRLLGSVRNMHRSYRFDITGMSGRLSVRFASAYAEAEAVRERLGDRPGAYPEPFQFIRKMACSFGWDWGPTLVTAGIWRPVRLERWSTARIARVRPVVTVDGTTGRVELLVDVERAAVEAGLRLEARVGGDGVRAVAEVEGASGVVRLDVPDVELWWPRGYGEQPLYEVELTLYDECRGESLDVWRRRIGFRTVELDRRTDEHGTGFTFVVNGERLFARGVNWIPDDVFPSRITRERYRERLRQAADAGVDLVRVWGGGIYESEDFYDACDELGLLVWQDFPFACAAYPEEQPLRGEVEAEARENVVRLMPHPSLVLWNGNNENLWGFRDWEWEERLAGESWGEGYYLGVLPRVVAELDPTRPYTAGSPWSGSWERHPNDPAHGTHHSWEVWNREDYAEYRANVPRFVAEFGWQAPPAYATLRRALGEGELSADSPGMLHHQKADDGNGKLQRGLARHFAVPEGDFDRWHYLMQVNQARAVATGIEYWRSLWPVCAGTVVWQLNDCWPVTSWAAIDGDGREKPLWHELRRVYADRLLTLQVRGGVLALAVVNQARDAWAAEVRLRRMSVEGDVIASASDVRVTAGARTVAEVRVPRELEPVGAKEFLVADADGVRALHFPAPDRDVPYVRPEFDVEVGPGTVIVTARTVVRDLLLQADRLASAARADTGLVTLLPGERVTIGVRGWEGVPDVAAVREALYCVEPGR; from the coding sequence ATGCTGGAGGCCACACCGCTCACCGACGGCTGGATCCTGCGACACCCCGATGGCTCCGGACGTGCGCTGTCCGCCTCGGTGCCCGGGTGCGTCCACACCGATCTGCTGGCGGCGGGGCTGATCCCGGACCCCTTCCTCGGGCGGAACGAGACCGAGGTGGCGTGGGTGGGGCGCCGGGAGTGGACGTACGAGATCGGGCTGTCCGGCTCCGGGACGGTCGGCCACGACCAGACCGACCTGGTCTTCGACGGGCTCGACACCGCCGCCGAGATCCGGCTCGACGGCCGGCTCCTGGGCTCCGTACGGAACATGCACCGCTCGTACCGCTTCGACATCACCGGGATGAGCGGCCGGCTCTCGGTGCGCTTCGCCTCCGCGTACGCCGAGGCCGAGGCGGTGCGTGAGCGGCTCGGGGACCGGCCGGGCGCCTATCCCGAGCCCTTCCAGTTCATCCGCAAGATGGCCTGCTCCTTCGGCTGGGACTGGGGGCCGACGCTCGTGACCGCCGGTATCTGGCGGCCCGTTCGGCTGGAGCGCTGGTCGACCGCGCGTATCGCCCGCGTACGGCCGGTGGTGACGGTCGACGGTACGACGGGGCGGGTGGAGCTGCTCGTCGACGTGGAGCGGGCGGCCGTCGAGGCGGGGCTGCGGCTGGAGGCCCGGGTGGGCGGCGACGGCGTCCGGGCGGTCGCCGAGGTCGAGGGCGCGAGCGGGGTCGTGCGGCTCGACGTGCCCGACGTGGAGCTGTGGTGGCCGCGCGGATACGGCGAACAGCCATTGTACGAGGTCGAGTTGACCCTGTACGACGAATGCCGGGGCGAGTCGCTGGATGTGTGGCGGCGGCGGATCGGGTTCCGGACCGTGGAGCTGGACCGGCGTACCGATGAGCACGGCACCGGGTTCACCTTCGTCGTCAACGGCGAGCGGCTGTTCGCACGCGGGGTGAACTGGATCCCGGACGACGTCTTCCCGTCCCGGATCACGCGTGAGCGGTACCGTGAGCGGCTGCGGCAGGCGGCCGACGCCGGAGTGGATCTGGTGCGCGTCTGGGGTGGCGGGATCTACGAGAGCGAGGACTTCTACGACGCCTGTGACGAGCTGGGGCTGCTGGTCTGGCAGGACTTCCCGTTCGCGTGCGCGGCCTATCCGGAGGAGCAGCCGCTGCGGGGCGAGGTGGAGGCCGAGGCGCGGGAGAACGTCGTACGGCTGATGCCGCATCCCTCGCTGGTGCTGTGGAACGGCAACAACGAGAACCTGTGGGGGTTCCGGGACTGGGAGTGGGAGGAGCGGCTCGCCGGGGAATCGTGGGGCGAGGGGTACTACCTGGGCGTACTGCCGCGTGTCGTCGCCGAGTTGGACCCGACGCGGCCGTACACGGCGGGCAGCCCGTGGTCGGGGTCGTGGGAGCGGCACCCCAACGATCCGGCGCACGGCACCCACCACTCCTGGGAGGTGTGGAACCGGGAGGACTACGCCGAGTACCGGGCGAACGTGCCGCGGTTCGTCGCCGAGTTCGGATGGCAGGCACCGCCGGCGTACGCGACGCTGCGGCGGGCGCTGGGCGAAGGCGAGTTGTCGGCCGACTCGCCCGGGATGCTGCACCACCAGAAGGCCGATGACGGGAACGGGAAGCTGCAGCGGGGGCTCGCGCGGCATTTCGCCGTGCCCGAGGGCGACTTCGACCGCTGGCACTATCTGATGCAGGTCAACCAGGCGCGGGCCGTCGCCACAGGGATCGAGTACTGGCGGTCGCTGTGGCCCGTGTGCGCGGGCACGGTCGTGTGGCAGCTCAACGACTGCTGGCCGGTGACGTCATGGGCGGCGATCGACGGGGACGGGCGGGAGAAGCCGCTCTGGCATGAGCTGCGGCGGGTGTACGCGGACCGGTTGCTGACGCTTCAGGTGCGGGGCGGGGTATTGGCGTTGGCGGTCGTCAATCAGGCACGGGACGCGTGGGCGGCGGAGGTGCGGCTGCGGCGGATGTCCGTGGAGGGGGACGTGATCGCCTCGGCCTCGGACGTGAGGGTCACCGCCGGTGCCCGTACGGTCGCCGAGGTGCGGGTGCCGCGTGAGCTGGAGCCCGTCGGGGCGAAGGAGTTCCTGGTCGCCGACGCGGACGGGGTGCGGGCGCTGCACTTTCCGGCGCCGGATCGTGACGTGCCTTATGTACGGCCGGAGTTCGACGTCGAGGTCGGTCCGGGGACGGTGATCGTGACCGCCCGGACCGTCGTACGGGATCTGCTGTTGCAGGCGGACCGGCTGGCGTCGGCGGCTCGGGCCGACACCGGGCTGGTCACGTTGTTGCCCGGGGAGCGGGTCACCATCGGGGTACGCGGATGGGAGGGCGTTCCTGACGTGGCTGCCGTGCGAGAGGCGCTGTATTGCGTGGAGCCGGGGCGATGA
- the hemE gene encoding uroporphyrinogen decarboxylase produces MSANASPSGHQPTATYNSAFLKACRREPVPHTPVWFMRQAGRSLPEYLKVREGIPMLESCMRPELVTEITLQPVRRHQVDAAIYFSDIVVPLKAIGIDLDIKPGVGPVVEHPIRTRADLARLRDLTPEDVSYVTQAITLLTAELGETPLIGFAGAPFTLASYLVEGGPSRTYENAKAMMYGDPELWADLLDRLAEITAAFLKVQIEAGASAVQLFDSWAGALAPADYRRSVLPASAKVFDAVAGYGVPRIHFGVGTGELLGLMGEAGADVVGVDWRVPLDEAARRVGPGKALQGNLDPTVLFAGTEAVEAKTREVLDSAAGLEGHVFNLGHGVLPSTNPDALTRLVEYVHTQTAR; encoded by the coding sequence GTGAGTGCCAACGCCAGCCCCTCGGGCCACCAGCCGACCGCCACGTACAACTCAGCCTTCCTCAAGGCGTGCAGGCGCGAGCCCGTGCCGCACACACCCGTGTGGTTCATGCGGCAGGCCGGGCGGTCGCTGCCGGAGTACCTGAAGGTGCGCGAAGGCATCCCGATGCTCGAGTCGTGCATGCGGCCCGAGCTGGTCACGGAGATCACCCTCCAGCCGGTCCGCCGGCACCAGGTGGACGCGGCGATCTACTTCAGCGACATCGTGGTCCCGCTGAAGGCCATCGGCATCGACCTCGACATCAAGCCCGGCGTCGGCCCGGTCGTCGAGCACCCGATCCGCACCCGCGCCGACCTCGCCCGGCTGCGCGACCTGACCCCCGAGGACGTCTCCTACGTCACCCAGGCGATCACGCTGCTCACCGCCGAGCTCGGCGAGACCCCGCTGATCGGCTTCGCCGGCGCCCCCTTCACGCTCGCCAGCTACCTCGTCGAGGGCGGCCCGTCCCGCACGTACGAGAACGCCAAGGCGATGATGTACGGCGACCCCGAGCTCTGGGCCGACCTGCTCGACCGCCTCGCCGAGATCACGGCCGCCTTCCTGAAGGTGCAGATCGAGGCGGGCGCCAGCGCCGTCCAGCTGTTCGACTCCTGGGCCGGAGCGCTCGCTCCCGCGGACTACCGCCGCTCGGTGCTGCCCGCCTCCGCCAAGGTCTTCGACGCCGTCGCCGGGTACGGCGTCCCGCGCATCCACTTCGGCGTCGGCACCGGCGAGTTGCTGGGCCTCATGGGCGAGGCCGGCGCGGACGTCGTCGGCGTCGACTGGCGCGTCCCGCTCGACGAGGCCGCCCGCCGCGTCGGCCCCGGCAAGGCCCTCCAGGGCAACCTCGACCCGACCGTCCTGTTCGCCGGCACGGAGGCCGTCGAGGCCAAGACCCGCGAGGTGCTGGACTCGGCAGCCGGCCTGGAGGGCCACGTCTTCAACCTCGGCCACGGAGTCCTGCCGTCCACGAACCCGGACGCGCTGACCCGCCTCGTGGAGTACGTCCACACACAGACCGCGCGCTGA
- a CDS encoding carbohydrate ABC transporter permease, with protein MTLALSTPVVRRQVARTLTYLSLVLASAVVLLPLLAVLLTSLKTERQMADDSGALTLPDNLLNFENYVTAFQDGEMLAAFGNTAFILFFAITGTVLIGSMAAYAIDRFTFRFRKLVVALFLIATLVPGVTTQVATFQIVDSFGMFDTLWAPIALYMGTDIVSIYIFLQFVRSIPISLDESARLDGANAFTIYRKIVLPLLKPAVATVVIVKGITVYNDFYIPFLYMPSDDRGVISTSLFRFKGPFGAHWETISAGAVLVILPTLIVFLALQRFIYNGFTRGATK; from the coding sequence ATGACGCTCGCGCTCTCCACACCGGTCGTACGCCGCCAAGTCGCCCGGACGCTCACGTATCTGTCCCTGGTGCTGGCGTCCGCGGTCGTCCTGCTGCCCCTCCTGGCGGTCCTGCTGACCTCGCTCAAGACCGAACGGCAGATGGCGGACGACAGCGGCGCACTCACGCTGCCGGACAATCTCCTGAACTTCGAGAACTACGTGACGGCGTTCCAGGACGGCGAGATGCTCGCCGCCTTCGGCAACACGGCCTTCATCCTCTTCTTCGCCATCACCGGAACGGTCCTCATCGGCTCGATGGCCGCCTACGCCATCGACCGCTTCACGTTCCGCTTCCGCAAGCTGGTCGTGGCACTCTTCCTGATCGCCACCCTCGTCCCGGGTGTCACCACCCAGGTGGCGACCTTCCAGATCGTCGACAGCTTCGGCATGTTCGACACGCTGTGGGCCCCGATTGCCCTCTACATGGGCACCGACATCGTCTCGATCTACATCTTCCTGCAGTTCGTACGGTCGATCCCGATCTCCCTCGACGAGTCCGCCCGCCTCGACGGAGCCAACGCCTTCACGATCTACCGAAAGATCGTCCTACCGCTCCTGAAACCCGCGGTCGCCACGGTCGTCATCGTGAAGGGGATCACCGTCTACAACGACTTCTACATCCCCTTCCTCTACATGCCCTCCGACGACCGCGGCGTGATCTCCACATCCCTCTTCCGCTTCAAGGGCCCCTTCGGCGCCCACTGGGAAACGATCTCGGCAGGAGCCGTCCTGGTGATCCTGCCGACCCTGATCGTGTTCCTGGCCCTGCAGAGGTTCATCTACAACGGCTTCACGAGGGGAGCGACGAAGTAG